Proteins co-encoded in one Rhopalosiphum maidis isolate BTI-1 chromosome 2, ASM367621v3, whole genome shotgun sequence genomic window:
- the LOC113552219 gene encoding protein disulfide-isomerase TMX3, with the protein MLISNILTAIYSLVFIVFVILLKDVHSSRVLELSDGFIEMKNDGHWFILFYAPWCGHCKKLEPIWRHVAQALHHSDIRVGKIDCTRYKRVVSEFGLTGYPTIMFFRDREGEFKFNSERSTEEMVHFAKRLARPPVQEVTDSKDIEMLKQTNKNFFMFIGKSVGHTWDLFYDLAKQYQAHSYFYITPEITGKQHFVFGETPAVVVYKEEQHYSFNAEEWDMDFNTSLTQWINTERFDTFVKVTRSNIHHMLETNKYLVLALVEENKIEKLPPHHSEFLQMVESVIVKNRERFHRDFQFGWIGSPEFANSIISSDVSLPSLIIYNSSTRHHHFPEEKPHELSPESITLFLEAVRNQSVKAYGGSGVFIQMYRMYYETKKSLVNIWVSNPAVASVLFGLPIGFLLLICYSTCCTDIMDASDDDEDDVHHEKKE; encoded by the exons ATGTTGATctctaatatattaactgcAATTTATTCTCTGGTTTTTATCG TATTTGTTATTCTACTAAAAGACGTTCATTCATCAAGAGTATTGGAACTTAGCGATgg gtttattgaaatgaaaaatgatgGGCATTGGTTTATACTG ttttatgcTCCATGGTGTGGCCATTGTAAGAAATTAGAACCTATTTGGCGTCATGTCGCTCAAGCATTACACCACTCTGATATAAGAGTTGGAAAAATAGATTGTACTAGATATAAAAGAGTAGTTTCAGAGTTTGGATTGACAGGGTATCCTACAATAATGTT ctTTAGAGATAGAGAaggtgaatttaaatttaatagcgAAAGATCTACAGAAGAAATGGTTCATTTTGCAAAAAGATTGGCTCGTCCTCCCGTTCAAGAGGTTACTGATAGTAAAGACATTGAAATGCTCaaacaaactaataaaaactTCTTTATGTTTATTGGGAAAAGTGTTGGCCATACTTGG GACCTCTTTTATGATTTGGCAAAACAGTATCAAGcacattcttatttttatattactcctGAAATAACTGGAAAACAG caTTTTGTTTTTGGAGAAACTCCTGCGGTTGTTGTGTATAAAGAGGAACAACACTACTCCTTCAATG ctGAAGAATGGGATATGGACTTCAATACAAGCTTAACACAGTGGATAAACACAGAGAGATTTGATACTTTTGTAAAAGTAACTCGATCAAATATTCATCATATGTTGGAGACCAACAAGTATTTAGTTTTAGCATTAGtggaagaaaataaaattgaaaagttaCCTCCGCACCATTCGGA GTTTCTTCAAATGGTAGAATcagttattgttaaaaatagagAACGTTTTcatag GGACTTTCAATTTGGATGGATTGGTTCACCAGAATTCGCCAATTCTATTATCTCATCAGACGTATCCTTGCCATCATTAATCATTTACAATTCATCTACTAGACATCATCATTTTCCAGAAGAAAAACCACATGAACTATCACCAGAatcaattactttatttttagaagCTGTTAGAAATCAATCAGTAAAG GCTTATGGAGGAAGTggtgtatttatacaaatgtatagaaTGTATTATGAGACAAAGAAGTCCTTAGTAAATATTTGGGTCAGCAATCCTGCAGTTGCTAGTGTTTTATTTGGATTACCTATAGGCTTCCTGCTATTGATATGCTATTCTACATGTTGCACAGACATTATGGATGCTAGTGATGATGATGAAGAtg atGTACATCATGAGAAGAAAGAATAA